Proteins from a genomic interval of Uloborus diversus isolate 005 chromosome 4, Udiv.v.3.1, whole genome shotgun sequence:
- the LOC129219685 gene encoding clathrin interactor 1-like isoform X1, with protein MWKLREVADKVTNVVMNYTEVEAKVREATNDDAWGPTGQLMQEIAQSTFTYEHFPEVMGMLWKRMLHDKRNWRRIYKSLLLLGYLVKNGSERVVTSSREHIYDLRSLENYTHIDEFGRDQGINVRQRTRDLIEFIQDDDKLREERKKAKKAKDKYVGLSSEAMGYGGKYSGNKHDNFTRNDFTDIVKNRLPKFDLGRSKSFEDSPEQSNDEDRRSENDDRPEYKDDESDVQDVVKDIKVNNRTENKTFAKMNRKIDLGAAASFGKGSTNSSPEKSVSLIDTSPKHSAKDESDLLAGLSLSTPTQNSDSANGDFADFTQFKSAEEPKQDDFADFASFSSPIQTNATSGSESLNFLDSSVVSPTPMFQSIPSGLPPLHSVGPATVSSPLSPTFSASPSPMVSPVGNIYQPVMGPPIAMMSAIPTIPVGGTINSPVMMQPQLTSLPPGNLMYPVNYMANGLFSQPSSLPVMSSTVTVPNTSLQNLQASKNTWSDALGTVNINVDNLAPASKYDKAPAPSMNQLAGVDMNAMNMNNLTMGMQPMSLNQPILGPGTVPVSPIASNFMSGVLSPPGMPVQKPMFNSPGNLGF; from the exons ATGTGGAAGTTACGTGAAGTTGCGGATAAAGT caccAATGTGGTGATGAATTACACAGAAGTTGAAGCAAAAGTGAGAGAGGCAACTAATGATGATGCATGGGGTCCCACTGGACAACTGATGCAAGAAATAGCCCAGAGTACTTTTACCTACGAACACTTTCCAGAAGTAATGGGTATGCTTTGGAAACGGATGCTGCATGATAAGCGAAATTGGCGTAGGATATATAAG tcattattGTTACTAGGTTATTTGGTTAAAAATGGGTCTGAAAGAGTAGTCACTAGTTCACGTGAACATATTTATGATTTAAGGAGCCTTGAAAACTATACACATATTGATGAGTTTGGCCGAGATCAAGGAATAAACG TTCGGCAGAGGACTAGAGATCTAATAGAATTTATTCAAGATGATGATAAATtaagagaagaaagaaaaaaggcaaaGAAAGCCAAAGATAAATATGTTGGCCTGTCATCGGAAGCAATGGGATATGG tggtAAATACAGTGGGAACAAGCATGATAACTTCACACGCAATGATTTTAcagacatagttaaaaataggTTACCAAAGTTTGATCTTGGAAGGAGTAAAAGCTTTGAAGACTCCCCTGAGCAAAG CAATGATGAAGACCGCAGATCAGAAAATGATGATCGTCCGGAATACAAAGATGATGAATCTGATGTTCAAGATGTtgttaaagatattaaagttaacAATCGtactgaaaacaaaacttttgcaaAAATGAACCGTAAAATTGATTTAGGTGCTGCTGCCTCTTTTGGAAAAGGTTCAACG AATTCCAGTCCAGAGAAATCAGTTTCATTGATTGATACATCTCCAAAACATTCTGCAAAAGATGAAAGTGATTTATTAGCTGGATTATCATTATCAACTCCTACTCAAAACTCTG attcagcAAATGGGGACTTTGCCGATTTCACTCAGTTCAAAAGTGCTGAAGAGCCGAA GCAAGATGATTTTGCCGACTTTGCATCGTTCTCTTCTCCTATTCAGACAAATGCAACGTCGGGTAGTGAATCTTTGAATTTTCTGGACTCTAGTGTTGTATCTCCTACTCCAATGTTTCAGTCCATACCTTCAGGTCTTCCACCCCTCCACTCAGTTGGTCCTGCCACTGTTTCATCTCCATTATCTCCAACGTTCAGTGCCTCTCCATCTCCAATGGTCTCTCCTGTTGGAAACATTTATCAACCAGTCATGGGACCTCCTATTGCCATGATGTCTGCCATTCCTACAATTCCAGTCGGTGGTACAATAAATTCTCCTGTCATGATGCAACCGCAACTAACCAGTTTACCGCCGGGAAATCTTATGTATCCCGTCAATTATATGGCTAATGGCTTATTTAGTCAA cCCTCTTCATTGCCAGTAATGTCTTCAACTGTTACAGTGCCTAATACTTCACTGCAGAACTTGCAG GCTTCAAAAAATACATGGAGTGATGCATTAGGAACAGTCAATATAAATGTAGATAATCTTGCTCCTGCTAGCAAATACGATAAAGCACCTGCTCCAAGCATGAATCAGTTAGCTG GAGTGGATATGAATGCAATGAATATGAACAATCTTACTATGGGAATGCAACCTATGTCTCTAAATCAGCCAATCTTAG
- the LOC129219685 gene encoding clathrin interactor 1-like isoform X2 yields MWKLREVADKVTNVVMNYTEVEAKVREATNDDAWGPTGQLMQEIAQSTFTYEHFPEVMGMLWKRMLHDKRNWRRIYKSLLLLGYLVKNGSERVVTSSREHIYDLRSLENYTHIDEFGRDQGINVRQRTRDLIEFIQDDDKLREERKKAKKAKDKYVGLSSEAMGYGGKYSGNKHDNFTRNDFTDIVKNRLPKFDLGRSKSFEDSPEQSNDEDRRSENDDRPEYKDDESDVQDVVKDIKVNNRTENKTFAKMNRKIDLGAAASFGKGSTNSSPEKSVSLIDTSPKHSAKDESDLLAGLSLSTPTQNSDSANGDFADFTQFKSAEEPKQDDFADFASFSSPIQTNATSGSESLNFLDSSVVSPTPMFQSIPSGLPPLHSVGPATVSSPLSPTFSASPSPMVSPVGNIYQPVMGPPIAMMSAIPTIPVGGTINSPVMMQPQLTSLPPGNLMYPVNYMANGLFSQPSSLPVMSSTVTVPNTSLQNLQASKNTWSDALGTVNINVDNLAPASKYDKAPAPSMNQLAGPGTVPVSPIASNFMSGVLSPPGMPVQKPMFNSPGNLGF; encoded by the exons ATGTGGAAGTTACGTGAAGTTGCGGATAAAGT caccAATGTGGTGATGAATTACACAGAAGTTGAAGCAAAAGTGAGAGAGGCAACTAATGATGATGCATGGGGTCCCACTGGACAACTGATGCAAGAAATAGCCCAGAGTACTTTTACCTACGAACACTTTCCAGAAGTAATGGGTATGCTTTGGAAACGGATGCTGCATGATAAGCGAAATTGGCGTAGGATATATAAG tcattattGTTACTAGGTTATTTGGTTAAAAATGGGTCTGAAAGAGTAGTCACTAGTTCACGTGAACATATTTATGATTTAAGGAGCCTTGAAAACTATACACATATTGATGAGTTTGGCCGAGATCAAGGAATAAACG TTCGGCAGAGGACTAGAGATCTAATAGAATTTATTCAAGATGATGATAAATtaagagaagaaagaaaaaaggcaaaGAAAGCCAAAGATAAATATGTTGGCCTGTCATCGGAAGCAATGGGATATGG tggtAAATACAGTGGGAACAAGCATGATAACTTCACACGCAATGATTTTAcagacatagttaaaaataggTTACCAAAGTTTGATCTTGGAAGGAGTAAAAGCTTTGAAGACTCCCCTGAGCAAAG CAATGATGAAGACCGCAGATCAGAAAATGATGATCGTCCGGAATACAAAGATGATGAATCTGATGTTCAAGATGTtgttaaagatattaaagttaacAATCGtactgaaaacaaaacttttgcaaAAATGAACCGTAAAATTGATTTAGGTGCTGCTGCCTCTTTTGGAAAAGGTTCAACG AATTCCAGTCCAGAGAAATCAGTTTCATTGATTGATACATCTCCAAAACATTCTGCAAAAGATGAAAGTGATTTATTAGCTGGATTATCATTATCAACTCCTACTCAAAACTCTG attcagcAAATGGGGACTTTGCCGATTTCACTCAGTTCAAAAGTGCTGAAGAGCCGAA GCAAGATGATTTTGCCGACTTTGCATCGTTCTCTTCTCCTATTCAGACAAATGCAACGTCGGGTAGTGAATCTTTGAATTTTCTGGACTCTAGTGTTGTATCTCCTACTCCAATGTTTCAGTCCATACCTTCAGGTCTTCCACCCCTCCACTCAGTTGGTCCTGCCACTGTTTCATCTCCATTATCTCCAACGTTCAGTGCCTCTCCATCTCCAATGGTCTCTCCTGTTGGAAACATTTATCAACCAGTCATGGGACCTCCTATTGCCATGATGTCTGCCATTCCTACAATTCCAGTCGGTGGTACAATAAATTCTCCTGTCATGATGCAACCGCAACTAACCAGTTTACCGCCGGGAAATCTTATGTATCCCGTCAATTATATGGCTAATGGCTTATTTAGTCAA cCCTCTTCATTGCCAGTAATGTCTTCAACTGTTACAGTGCCTAATACTTCACTGCAGAACTTGCAG GCTTCAAAAAATACATGGAGTGATGCATTAGGAACAGTCAATATAAATGTAGATAATCTTGCTCCTGCTAGCAAATACGATAAAGCACCTGCTCCAAGCATGAATCAGTTAGCTG